The genomic window TGCGGACCGATACCGGCTGGCAATGCCTGAAGAACGAGATCGTCCGCCCCTGCGAGGACCTGGAAAACGTCTACCGGGCGATGCTTCTGGGCCTCAAGGATTACGTCACCCGCAACCGCTTCCCCGGCGTGGTGATCGGCATGTCGGGCGGCATCGACAGCGCCCTGTCGGCCGCCGTCGCGGTCGATGCACTGGGACCCGAGAACGTGTGGTGCGTGATGATGCCCTCGCGCTTCACCTCGCAGGAGAGCCTCGATGATGCGGCGGACTGCGCCCGCCGGCTGGGCGTCAGGCTCGACACCGTGCCCATCGAGCCGGCAGTCGAGGCGTTCGACGGGATGCTGGCCCCGCTGTTCGAGGGGCGCGGGCGCGACATTACGGAGGAGAACATCCAGTCCCGCATTCGCGGCGTGACGCTGATGGCGCTCTCCAACAAGTTCGGCCACATGGTGCTGACGACCGGCAACAAGTCGGAAATGTCGACCGGCTACGCCACCCTCTATGGCGACATGTGCGGCGGCTATTCGGTGCTGAAGGATGTCTACAAGACCATGGTGTTCGACCTGTGCCGGTGGCGGAACGCCAATCTGCCGATCGAAGCGCTGGGGCCGGAGGGCGAGGTGATTCCGGAGCGAATCATCACCAAGCCGCCGACCGCCGAGCTGCGCGAAAACCAGAAGGACGAGGACAGCCTGCCGCCCTACCCGGTGCTCGATGCCATCTTGACCGGGCTGGTGGAGGAGGAGCTTTCGGTCGACGCCATCGCCGCGCGCGGGTACGACCCGGCGACGGTCGCCCGCGTCGAGCGGCTGCTGTATGTTGCAGAATATAAACGACGCCAGGCCCCACCGGGCGTTAAGATCACGCCGCGCAACTTCGGGCGCGACCGCCGCTATCCCATCACCAACGCCTTCCGGACTGCACGATGACTGAAAACCCGACCGTTGTTCGCTTCGCGCCGTCCCCCACCGGCTTCCTGCACGTCGGCAACTTGCGGACGGCGATCATCAACGCCCTGTTCGCCGAGAAAACCGGCGGCCGCTTCCTCCTGCGGCTGGACGACACCGATCAGGCCCGAAGCCGCGAGGAGTATGTGGACGGCATCCGCCGCGACCTTGCCTGGCTCGGCATCCGCGTGGACGGCGAGGAGCGCCAGTCCCAGCGGACCGCCGCTTACGAGGCGGCGTTCGAGCGGCTGAAGACGGCTGGCAGAGTTTACCCCTGCTATGAGACAGCCGAGGAACTGGATATCCGCCGCAAGATCCAGCTCTCCCGTGGCCTACCTCCGGTTTATGACCGCGCAGGCCTCAAACTGACGGACGACGAGCGCGCCAAGCTGGAGGCCGAGGGCCGCCGCCCGCACTGGCGCTTCAAGCTGGAGACGGACAGCCGCATCGCCTTTGACGATCTGGTGCAGGGGCATGTGAGCATGGATCCGGCCTCGCTCTCCGACCCGGTGGTGCGACGGGAGGACGGCTCGTGGCTTTATATGCTGCCCTCCGTCATCGATGACGTGGACATGGGCATCACCCACGTGGTGAGGGGCCAAGACCACCTCACCAACTCTGCCGTGCAACTCCAGATGTTCGAGGCGCTGGGCGCAAAACCCCCGGCCTTCGCCCACCTCGCCCTGCTGTCCACGAAGAGCGGGGAGCTCTCCAAGCGGCTGGG from Pedomonas mirosovicensis includes these protein-coding regions:
- a CDS encoding NAD+ synthase translates to MTDTLRIALAQINQITGDIDGNINAMLDARHRVRDADLIVFPELSLIGYPPEDLVLKPAFQQAAKAGLERLAAATDEGGPAMLVGTCWVEDGKLYNAAALLENGRIAAITRKHTLPNYGVFDEKRVFASAPLPGPVPFKGVRLGIPICEDIWSADVCECLAETGAEIIVSPNGSPFELGKDDKRLQTTVARVTETGLPFIYLNRMGGQDELVFDGGSFILNADCSLAARLPEWQEHLMVTDWVRTDTGWQCLKNEIVRPCEDLENVYRAMLLGLKDYVTRNRFPGVVIGMSGGIDSALSAAVAVDALGPENVWCVMMPSRFTSQESLDDAADCARRLGVRLDTVPIEPAVEAFDGMLAPLFEGRGRDITEENIQSRIRGVTLMALSNKFGHMVLTTGNKSEMSTGYATLYGDMCGGYSVLKDVYKTMVFDLCRWRNANLPIEALGPEGEVIPERIITKPPTAELRENQKDEDSLPPYPVLDAILTGLVEEELSVDAIAARGYDPATVARVERLLYVAEYKRRQAPPGVKITPRNFGRDRRYPITNAFRTAR
- the gltX gene encoding glutamate--tRNA ligase; amino-acid sequence: MTENPTVVRFAPSPTGFLHVGNLRTAIINALFAEKTGGRFLLRLDDTDQARSREEYVDGIRRDLAWLGIRVDGEERQSQRTAAYEAAFERLKTAGRVYPCYETAEELDIRRKIQLSRGLPPVYDRAGLKLTDDERAKLEAEGRRPHWRFKLETDSRIAFDDLVQGHVSMDPASLSDPVVRREDGSWLYMLPSVIDDVDMGITHVVRGQDHLTNSAVQLQMFEALGAKPPAFAHLALLSTKSGELSKRLGSAGVEHYKALGVEPLALIAYLARLGTSLPIEPVTDRQALVETFDWSRFNKANALFDEADLTTLNTKILHHLDFADVQDRLPEGMTAEDWLLLRGNVNRLDEIAAVWKIVTGPIAPVIEDVAFIETARAVLDALPWADDIWKRWTGVLKERTGRKGKELFLPLRLALTGEAHGPEMGPLLVRIGREAALERLCVPQ